Proteins from a genomic interval of Zingiber officinale cultivar Zhangliang chromosome 1B, Zo_v1.1, whole genome shotgun sequence:
- the LOC121992109 gene encoding putative germin-like protein 2-1 — MEFRAVLLGILLASSIAGALAGDPSPVQDFCVADVNSSLFVNGLACKNPKLATAMDFFFSGLDKAGDTGNRVGSNVTLVNAARIPGLNTLGISLARIDYAAGGLNPPHTHPRATEILTVVEGSLVVGFVTSNPENRLFLKSLNRGDVFVFPVGLVHFQFNYGKTPAVAIAALSSQNPGVITVANAVFGSKPGIDDGVLAKAFQVDQGVIEDLKAQFK, encoded by the exons ATGGAATTCAGAGCTGTTCTTCTCGGCATTCTCCTCGCGTCGTCCATCGCCGGAGCTCTCGCCGGCGATCCGAGCCCTGTTCAGGATTTCTGCGTCGCCGACGTCAATTCCAGCC TGTTTGTGAATGGTTTGGCCTGCAAGAACCCGAAGCTGGCGACGGCAATGGACTTCTTCTTCTCCGGACTAGATAAGGCCGGAGACACAGGAAACAGGGTCGGCTCCAACGTCACCCTAGTCAACGCCGCCAGAATCCCCGGCCTGAACACGCTCGGCATCTCCCTGGCGCGCATCGACTACGCCGCCGGCGGCCTCAACCCGCCGCACACCCATCCGCGAGCCACCGAGATCCTCACCGTGGTCGAGGGTTCCCTCGTAGTCGGATTCGTGACGTCCAACCCGGAGAACCGGCTCTTCCTCAAGAGCTTGAACAGGGGCGACGTGTTCGTGTTTCCAGTGGGACTCGTGCACTTCCAGTTCAACTATGGGAAGACGCCGGCGGTGGCCATCGCCGCCCTCAGCAGCCAGAATCCGGGGGTTATCACGGTGGCCAACGCCGTGTTCGGATCGAAGCCGGGCATCGACGACGGTGTGCTCGCCAAGGCCTTCCAAGTCGACCAAGGCGTCATCGAGGATCTCAAAGCGCAGTTCAAATAG
- the LOC121992084 gene encoding putative germin-like protein 2-1 translates to MSAKIILIIAASIALISSICVSSSDPGLLQDFCVANFNSTVVVNGYPCKDPLLVTSDDFFFSGIDQPRSTDNQLGSNITVVGVERIPGLNTMGLIISRIDYAPGGLNPPHYHPRSSEVFTVVEGNLFVGFITTNSDMGNTLYAKKLQKGDVFVFPQGLIHFQFNIGGKRAVATAAFGSQSPGLMTVTNALFGSIPPVPAVILAKAFQLNTTTIEWLQQQNWVQNFNYN, encoded by the exons ATGTCAGCTAAGATTATTCTGATCATTGCTGCTTCAATTGCTCTCATTTCTTCTATTTGTGTGTCGTCTTCTGACCCAGGCCTTCTTCAAGATTTTTGTGTTGCCAATTTCAACAGTACTG TGGTCGTAAATGGGTACCCATGCAAGGACCCGCTCCTGGTCACCTCCGATGACTTCTTCTTCTCCGGCATTGACCAGCCGCGAAGCACCGACAACCAGCTGGGCTCCAACATTACGGTTGTGGGAGTGGAGCGCATCCCAGGCCTGAACACAATGGGCCTCATCATCTCCCGCATCGACTACGCGCCCGGCGGCCTCAACCCGCCCCACTACCACCCCCGCTCCTCCGAAGTCTTCACCGTCGTCGAGGGAAACCTCTTCGTCGGCTTCATCACCACCAACTCCGATATGGGCAACACTCTATACGCCAAGAAGCTGCAGAAGGGCGACGTCTTCGTCTTCCCCCAGGGACTCATCCACTTCCAGTTCAATATCGGCGGCAAAAG gGCTGTGGCGACTGCGGCATTCGGGAGCCAAAGCCCGGGGCTGATGACTGTGACGAACGCCCTGTTCGGGTCGATCCCGCCCGTGCCCGCCGTCATCCTGGCCAAGGCGTTTCAGCTTAACACGACCACCATCGAGTGGCTTCAGCAACAAAATTGGGTCCAAaactttaattataattaa